From one Doryrhamphus excisus isolate RoL2022-K1 chromosome 9, RoL_Dexc_1.0, whole genome shotgun sequence genomic stretch:
- the lonrf2 gene encoding LON peptidase N-terminal domain and RING finger protein 2 — MEVRSQPSEHLVHPLSNPVAPGICPEMLEVAEEAARAGDFSLAAEIYSSQLSDLQQPDRGLCLRKADSLVRAGRISEALDSYCAAASLGKLRPEELPLLVESTARGLREKELGLRSSGRDNGEDCDGECTEDEALDLFSCGLCRCLLHEPSTVECGHTFCKRCLESDSVTDCVHCKQALVRKEGLPNGRRLNVVLSGLLDKLFATESRARKLWLEGEVLWHNQNLTEALQKYDEAVDLAPSSGRLLCQRAELHQEMESSSQALQDASTLCMIKPLWPKAHYLKATTLSQVGRNDEALQEYLLCVALKPNWTKVKLEAQKVLSELFSSVFEKQDLPTPLHPLQGGIASRLIKPPALLRSLRPVTQKPASSSQDSDLCMTKSASADESSSRLSAASPWKSDSCVVGETSSKSLAAALATVPAPPTGVKRKQSDDASLAAFYPPSKLLKPGESSNTTTAAGSRSVPMELLDSGDMECSLCMRLFYEPVATPCGHTFCLKCLERCLDHNPNCPLCKENLSEYLATRGYNKTLLMEEVLQRYLSSELAERKKIHEEEMKELSNLNQEVPIFVCTMAFPTVPCPLHVFEPRYRLMIRRSMETGTKQFGMCIADELKGFADYGCMLQVQDVKFFPDGRSVVETVGVSRFKVLSHGQRDGYHTAKIEYLEDKKVEGEELAELLKLHDAVYEQANNWFTSLKDNMKSQILSHFGHLPSKDPDPQASPSGPAWCWWLLAVLPLENRAQLTILSMTTLKSRLIAIRKVLIFVTRKKPR, encoded by the exons ATGGAGGTCAGGTCGCAGCCAAGTGAGCACCTCGTCCACCCTCTCTCCAACCCGGTAGCCCCCGGGATCTGCCCGGAGATGCTTGAGGTAGCCGAGGAGGCCGCCCGGGCTGGGGACTTCAGCCTGGCGGCCGAGATCTACAGCTCGCAGCTGTCCGACCTCCAGCAGCCGGACAGGGGCTTATGCCTGAGGAAGGCGGACTCTCTGGTGCGCGCCGGGAGGATCTCGGAGGCGTTGGACTCTTACTGTGCGGCGGCCAGTCTGGGCAAGTTGCGCCCGGAGGAGCTGCCGCTGCTGGTGGAGAGCACCGCCCGGGGCCTCCGCGAGAAGGAGCTGGGCTTACGAAGCAGCGGCAGAGACAATGGGGAGGACTGCGACGGGGAGTGCACCGAGGACGAGGCTCTGGACTTGTTCTCCTGCGGCCTGTGTAGATGTCTTCTCCACGAGCCCTCCACCGTGGAGTGCGGGCACACGTTCTGCAAACGCTGCCTGGAGAGCGACTCTGTCACGGACTGTGTGCACTGCAAACAGGCCCTGGTGAGGAAAGAGGGGCTGCCCAATGGACGGAGACTCAACGTGGTCCTCAGCGGCCTGCTGGACAAGCTCTTCGCCACGGAGAGCAGGGCCCGGAAGCTGTGGCTCGAAGGGGAGGTTTTGTGGCACAACCAGAACCTGACCGAGGCCCTGCAGAAGTACGACGAGGCCGTGGATTTGG cgcCCTCTTCAGGCAGACTGCTGTGCCAGCGGGCTGAGCTGCACCAGGAGATGGAGAGCTCCAGTCAGGCTCTGCAGGACGCCAGCACCCTCTGCATGATAAAGCCTCTCTGGCCAAAG GCTCACTACCTCAAGGCCACAACGCTGAGCCAAGTGGGTCGCAATGACGAGGCCTTGCAGGAGTACTTGTTGTGTGTGGCTCTCAAGCCGAACTGGACCAAAGTCAAATTGGAAGCTCAGAAG GTCCTCAGCGAGCTCTTCTCCTCCGTGTTTGAGAAACAAGACTTGCCGACGCCATTGCACCCTCTGCAAGGCGGCATAGCCTCACGCCTCATCAAGCCACCCGCACTGCTGAGGTCGCTCAGGCCCGTCACACAGAAGCCTGCTTCATCCTCACAG GACTCTGATTTGTGCATGACAAAAAGCGCCTCGGCAGACGAGTCGTCTTCTAGGCTCTCTGCTGCCTCTCCTTGGAAATCTGACTCCTGTGTGGTTGGAGAGACCAGCAGCAAAAGCCTGGCTGCTGCACTGGCCACAGTACCAGCACCCCCTACTGGTGTGAAGAGGAAGCAAAGTGATGACGCATCTCTGGCAGCCTTCTACCCACCCTCTAAACTGCTCAAACCTG GCGAGTCCAGCAACACAACGACAGCAGCAGGAAGTAGGAGTGTTCCAATGGAGCTATTGGACAGTGGTGACATGGAGTGTTCTCTCTGCATgag GTTGTTTTACGAACCAGTGGCCACGCCCTGCGGACACACCTTCTGCCTGAAGTGTTTGGAACGTTGCCTCGACCACAACCCCAACTGCCCTCTCTGCAAGGAGAACCTATCAGAG TATTTGGCCACCAGAGGCTACAACAAGACGCTGCTGATGGAGGAAGTGCTGCAGCGCTACCTCAGCAGCGAGCTGGCAGAAAGGAAGAAAATCCACGAAGAGGAGATGAAGGAGCTCTCCAA cctgaaccaggaagtgcccATCTTCGTCTGCACCATGGCCTTCCCCACAGTCCCGTGTCCGCTGCACGTGTTCGAGCCTCGCTACCGCCTCATGATCCGCCGCTCCATGGAGACGGGCACCAAGCAGTTTGGCATGTGCATAGCGGACGAGCTCAAAGGCTTCGCCGACTACGGCTGCATGCTGCAG GTGCAAGATGTTAAATTCTTCCCTGACGGCCGCTCGGTGGTGGAGACGGTCGGGGTGTCTCGCTTCAAAGTCTTAAGTCACGGCCAAAGAGACGGCTACCATACTGCCAAAATAGAATACCTGGAGGACAAAAAG GTGGAAGGGGAAGAGCTTGCTGAGCTGCTGAAACTTCATGACGCCGTGTACGAGCAGGCCAACAACTGGTTCACGTCGCTCAAAGACAACATGAAGAGTCAGATCCTCAGCCACTTCGGACACCTTCCCAGCAAAGACCCAGACCCTCAG GCAAGTCCCAGCGGGCCGGCCTGGTGCTGGTGGCTGCTGGCCGTCCTTCCGCTGGAGAACCGGGCCCAACTCACCATCCTATCCATGACCACCCTGAAGAGCCGCCTCATCGCCATCCGCAAGGTCCTCATCTTTGTCACGCGCAAGAAACCGCGATGA